Sequence from the Botrytis cinerea B05.10 chromosome 12, complete sequence genome:
AAGAAGCTTCGCGATTGCCACATCAAAGTGATGATCGTAGATGAACATATCGGTATTCAAGGCAATGGAAATCAAGATACACAGAGTTGGTTCCATAGTCAGGAAATTAATGTTATGATTGATAGCGCGATGGTGTGTAgaggatggattgatgggttgaggagaaatcaaaatacGCATTTGTATGGCGAGGTGGGGAAGAGTGATGGGATTTGGAGGGATGATAGGGGAGAGGAGGCGAAGGATGTTATTGGAGTTGATCCCGGGAGGTTTAGTTGGGCGAAGGGGTTTTTGGGCGCGATTAATAGGGTTAGGGGGACGGGAGATTTTTAGTTTGAGGGGGGCGAGAGATACGGTTGAAGATGAGTATGAGGACGAGGAGTAGGAGGAGGTAAAGGAGGAGACAAGTGATGAATTGCATTTCTTTCGGTGTTCGGAGGGGATTTCTATTCGGTATGGAGTTTTATGATACGTACACGCATTTATGAgtatgaatgaagaatgaaatataataacatCTTATCTACATTAATCATAAACAACATCGTCTTAATCCTGTAATATCCTCACACGAATAGTATATATAGATACTATAGAGCGATTTGAAAActagctaggtaggtagtacATACCTGACAACAAAGACTACCAATACAACTTCTCTCGTCAAAAAGCGCAACTCACAATCATTTACACAAGTTTAAGAAAGCACTGTTGTGTTTGGATTTCTTGTGGTGAGAATCAGAGCGCTTGTTTTTTTGCTTGGGTTTGTGGAATTGGACGGGAGGCttgagggagggagggagggaggggtgggtggagtggagtggagtggagtgatGTTGAGACTTGGAGGTGGCGATTTGTTTGTAGGAAGGGGTTTTCGTAAGGGTGGTTCATTTTGCTGACTCGTCTCCCCTCTGAAGGAAGCGACTACTACAACATATTAATTTTACTGTCGTATGTAAAAAATGGGTGGTCAGCATTTCTTTCATCGCGTAGTCACAGAATAATTGCTAAACACCGTCGAAATTAGAAAAGGCAAAGGCGTGTAAGGAAGGTGGGAACTGAAAGTCTGGAATAGGCTAATATGAAGTAGAAGGAGCGGATTTGATTCACATCACATAGGCACTGGCTCGGCTTGACTTAGTCAAGAGCAGGATGAATCAATGCTGCTCTTTCTATCAAACAATCACACCTCTCATGTTCTAAACATTCCTGTTGTCTGTGTATTCTAGAGATTCTCATTACATTTCCCTGATCCGAATAGAAATTCCCCAAGTACATAATCTTTCACGCTTAGACTTCTGTTCCACATCCCGTTTCTTTCCAAAGGAACTGGAATATCTCAACACGACCATGAAATTACTTGATATATATCGAGATGTCCTAACTATGATTGTCGAGGATCTTCACGAAAGCTATTCGCCGTTCGAACTTGATCAGAGCGTGTATAGTCTGGCACTAACATGCAGACAATTTTACCGAATGTGCGAACCTCTTCTCTGCTCCCGATACAACAACAAAGACCATGACATTGGCAGGGTCAGTAAATTTATTAGAATGCTCATATCGCGGCCAGATCGATGGCCTGACTTCAAATTCGTTTCGATTGGGTGGGATTACGGATGGGATCACAGATACTTCGGTATTTTCTTGACTAGAGATGAACACATTGATATGCTCGCAGATGTTCCGTTCTTGAAAACTAAAATAGATCTACTCCCAGCCGAACTTCACAGGTTACAGAACCGGACAGATGGCAAGAttagagaggaagagaaaagagagcCTCACACAACATATGTGACGGATCTTGCAGAAGCATTCAAACGACTACTAGACGTGGGTGATCCTCAGACCTACGCTACGTTACTGGTATACATGTTCAATATTCTGAGCCTTTACATACAAAAGCTCCATATTAAGATAAATGGTTCGGAAGGAATAAGTTCAAGTTTTTGGCGCTCAGAAATCTTCACAGAGGCAAATTCTCTCAAGTTCGTCTCACTTGAAGAGCTTCACTACGTTGCTGTGGATTCCTGGGAATCAATGCCGAGAGAGGTCGTTGCCACAACAACACTACGTTTAGAAGAGCTCGATATCTTGATGAAAATACCTACcctgaagaagttgaaggtCGATGGCTTTGCATTCGAATCAGAGTGGCTCTATATTTGGGTCGAGAGACCGAGATCGTGTGCGGTGGAATCTCTAGATCTCATGTATAACTTTAATGTCAAATTTGTACAGTGGGAAATCTTCTTGGCCGTATTCAAGAAGTTAAAGCATTTCTCATACTATGGAAATTCAAGGGATTTAAATCGTGGAGGAAGGCGGCGCAATGTTGCTTCAGTCACTCGCCATTTTCTTGGCAGTCTTATGGAAGGCATCTTTTTGCATAGAAATAGCTTGGAATCTCTATCTTTGACGGGAATCCATAGGTCGGTATATGACCATAAGTACCTCGAAATATCGACTACCCCTGGCTTTACACagttgttttgtttgaagCACATGAAGATACAGCTGGATTTATTGGTCGGTGTGGAGGGTAATTCGGTTGGTTTCCAATTACATGAACTTCTGCCGGAATCGCTAGAGACTCTGGAATTGTGGTCTCAAACTAGCATTGAATACATGACTCTCACCGAGAACTTATCTGGGTTGATGATacataaaaagaaatttccaGGTTTTTCATTGAGAGAGGTGAAATTCGGATACGCGGTCGAGAAACTTCAGGTTGAGGAGACTTGGAAAAATAATTTGATCAAGGATCTTGGGGAGAATGGGATTCATTTGATGTTTGTTGGTCTTTCAAGAGAAGATGTTTGATGGGTCCATAAACCCGAGAGTTCTAGCTTGTTGAACGGACAGAGTATGGGAAGATGGAGCATAAGCTAAACTATCGTACGAAGTATGGATAAAAAGAGCATAACTCAGAGAATTATGGATGAAAACAACATAGATAGAGGCATTGTGGGTGGTAAAAGGCCTGCGGCTAGAAGAGATATAGATAAGGAGGGAGTATAATGGCACACTTCTGCCACATAATTATCAAACCTCAATGTCTCCCATGACAGAGCCTTTCAAATTCTCCAGCATATCGTTAAtgtcaaaaaaacaaaggaGCACGGTGAAATCCTTCATGGTGTGATCTATCTCAAGCGGCTGTGACGGAGCTAGCGAGAAAAAGGGGTTGGAAGGTTTCCTGTCAACTTACTTGATAGGGAAATGCGTGAAAATTGAGTTATCTCTTAACTCCTGGTCCTTTTTGTAGGCCCTTGATTGATATCGAGTCATGAGATTCATTTATTGCTTTAAAGACATTCGTTCCGGAAATCATGTCCTCGGAAtgcatctcatctcactcaTCGTGTATTTGTAAAGCACTCTGCTATATTTCCTCGTTTCTTTACATGATTTCTCCAAACGCCTGTCTGAGAAATTTTATagtgagagaagaaaatgtaGACCAAATGAActagagaaggagagaaaatcGCTTGTGTATTGGTGATGCTAGGAGCTAAAGAGCTATGTAAAGACTGACAAAGGAATGTGACGATGCCTGTTCTCTGGTTGTGAATTTAGAAGATAATGTTTAGTGATTGATAGACCAGTCCTCAAAAGAGCGTGTATAtgtgagatgaaatgaaatgaaatcaaacGAATCAGCATATGTGTATCTTGAAGAAATCCCACGGGTCCCTCTCCAAGATCATGGACGATTGAATTTCTGCCCTGGTGTCTGCCCCAGAATTTGCCGCAATCGAGCTTCGCGATTTCAGCGGCTATTCGGGTTCAAAACACAAAAGCTACGATTCTACCGCtcccaatttctttttatcaaACACAGTGGAGAGTAGCTCTCCGTGTCTTTGATAGGTTTTCGATGAGTCCTCTGTCTCGTGACAGTCATATAATTGTTATCTCTCTTGTTTTCCAACCTGGATGCTGGAACTTGTCATCCCAAATGACCAATTCAAGACATCCAACCCCTTGATATACACCAGTGCTTTCAGtgttttgaagaattaaagCATTCTTCCTACTCTTACCAGGAGTTTAAATGTTGACTAGCAGGACCTTTGAGTGAGATGCATTACATTCGTTCGTAATCAAGTTCCATTCCCGGACGAATTGATTGTACGTATAGTGATAGGGTCGCCCTTCGCTCTCGAAGTGTGCCCTCCTTGCGGCATAATCTGGGGCTGCATCCTCAGGGCAATCCCAAAAAATTGACGGGATTTCATGGCCGCAGACTTCCAAAGTTGGCCCTGAGAGCTTAACATGACCTTTATGTACTATTCCAAAATgatcatcattctcattacAAATGATTATTTCTATGATTTTGGCATCTAGCTGATCTttcatattattatcatcCCCATCTAAGTTATCATAGATTCGACGAGTTGACATGTGGCTGGCACTGACTGAAGCCCAATTCCAAGATGGTGCGATATATTCAGCATGCCGTATGAGTGGCAAGCCGCTGTTGTCGGACCTTTGCCAAAGAAGGCCTCTTTCAAGGTTTGAGGAAGAGCAGACAGAGGTATTTTTTTGCAATGCTGTTGGAGGTTTTGTCTCGTTGTTACTGTTGTAGGTGAAGAGCCCCAACAATAACTCAATGAAACCCAGTTGCCAATTCTGATTAGTTTCTAACAAAAACGGATCCTCACTTTCGTGCTGTACATCTATAACTCTGGTTGGCAGTTTTCGTTCAACATTGTCTCGATTCTGGCATTCCTTGTGGTTGGAGAGACATTGCTGTAACCAAGTGGATATGACGTTGAAGCTCTCTTTCGATGAAACATCCGACGATAGTGGTCTCAAGGGTAAACTTTTGGCCAGTCGATCGTCTTGACAGAAGTTATTCAGCCTTGCATCTTTATCGGATGAAAACTGTAGTAAAGTCTAACCTTTCGTAGTGTAGATGCCCAACGAAAATTCTTTTCCCCACGAGTTCCATGTTACTACCTGTTTTGAAAGTGGAACATATATCTTCATAAAGTCGAGATGGCCCCAAAGGTCCGGTCTTCTCAAGTACTTAAGTACGATGTCGCAAAGCACACACCCACCACTGACTGCGTCAAACATGTCGCATACGTTACGGTAGATAATGCTGGAGATATCCAATTTCGACACAACTCGCAAAGGAATGGAGGTGTCGTCTGAGATATGGCCAAAATTTCGTACACGTGGCTGGCGAAGTAATTGCAGAGATCTTGTGTTGGGTTTGTTTATAGAGAGACAGACACATGACGTAATACAAAATGAGTGACGtggatatgatttgattaattttttgtatatattttaagCCTTAATATTCTTGCATGTAATCAAGTAGAGTGAACAGTCACTCAACCAATATTGAACTCGCTCGCAGCAGCCATATgctccttcatcttcctcttcatcctcgcGGCAGCTTCATTGCCATCCACAGTAGGCAAGTCCAGCtccatcttcttttgtttccGCACTCTTTCTCCCTCGGGAGCTTTATCTTCTGCTTTCTCACCCCTCTTCGCCTTCCTAGCCGCGACACTTCGATCTGCTTTGGTCATCTTCGCTGGTCTTAATCCTGGCACCTTAATGCTTCCAGGTTTGTCTCGCAAGGCAAATGCTTTGGCCAAATGACCCAAGTGCAATTCTTGCATATTGAATATGTGTCTCTCATTTGCGACGTGAGTGGCATAAGCCCTGATATGACTCTGGTATCCACGGCGTGCCATCTCAAGATATTTTGGCGAGTCCAAACTCCATCGTTCAACTTCAAGTTGGAAATTCGTAGctctctcttcccattcGCGACCTATACCACCGAAACCCTTTTGTATCAAATCCTCAGCAGTGTGACGTGTCAGagctttctttccttcacGGTATCCGGATGCTAAGATAGAAACATATTCCTCCTCGACGCCAGGCATAAGGAAGATCAAAGCACGACCCTCGCGACCAGCTCTGGCTGTTCGACCAACACGATGTAGATGATCTTCCGCGCTAAAAGGCGGGTCATACTCGATGACAAAGTCGACATTTGGAAGATCGAGACCTCGAGATGCAACATCAGTACATATCATAACACAAGGGTCCGCAGATTCGGAAAATGCCTTGAGGGTTGCTGTTCTGATGTTTTGTGCAAGAGACCCGTGAAGTTTGTGTAGAATTACAGGGTTTGAATTATTCGAAATTGTAGTTCCATGCGCAATAGTCTCTTTGACCAATTCTGATTTTGGTAATGCGGGAAGATCAACCTTCTCCTCGTCCACAACCTCGGCTGAAGCTTCTGGGGTACGAGAGAAGAGCGAGAAGTGAAAGTCAACAGAGTCAGCACAAGAAATGAAAACGATCGCCTTCATCACGGACCCTTTTCGTGCAAAAGCACGTTTCAATAGAGCCGTCAGGGTAACAAGTCTGAGCTTCGCAGGAACGATAGCATATGACTGCTTCAATTGCGTAGGGGCGGAGAAAGCTTTATCTTGGGCTTCAACGCCATTTTCCTTGTCTTGTTTCTCTTGTTCGGAAGGATCCGCTTGAATGTGCACAGCATCCTTTAAACTGATTTCTCCCAAACGCTGAacattcatcttcatcgtagCAGAACATAAGATAGTAACTCTTCGTTTCGGGAGTGACCCCATGTCCGAATTTGCTTTGGCCACTGATCTTCGACCTATCTTCTCAACGATGCCTTTAATCTCTTCCTCGAACCCAAGCTCCATTAATCTATCTCCTTCATCCAACACTAGCCATCTTACAGTAGCTACATTCAACACTTCTGTGTTATCGAGATGATCTGCTAATCGACCCGGTGTTGCAACAAGAATATTGACACCCTTTCGAAGTCTAGCCTTTTCTGATTGCTTACTCTCTCCTCCGTTAACGGTCGTACCAACAATCCATGGCGCACAACGTAAAACTTTCTCCAGCACAGCCGCGATTTGTTTGCACAGTTCTCTTGTAGGTGAAAGAATAATCGCAAAAAGTCCAGAATCTCGATGTATTTGTACGCCATTCTCACTCAATGCTAATATTCGCTCGACTATAGGTAGTAGATATGCCAAAGTTTTTCCAGATCCAGTCTCTGCTTGTATGAAAGCATCGCTATCGTCCGATACCAACTGCTGTACAGATGCTTTTTGAATGGCGGTCGGAGCTTTCATATCGAGTTTAGTCGATAGATGGGCTGCAAGCCTTCTCGATAACCCTAGATTGGTGAAAGTCGCCATTTCCTCTGTCAAAGGCGCATTGGATGGTTTTGCCGGTTCCGCTTGTTCTTCGGGTTCATCAAAAGTTTTCTTTGAAGTAGGATTGAATGTGAATAGAGAAGAGACAACCTGGCCTGGTTTCCTCCCACCCTCAGCAATTTCGCGGTGGACGGCAGCCATTTCACGGTTTCGCATACCGTCGATACTACCATGTGGAAGCTTTCCGGAGACATAAGCCGGTCTCGTTTCATCTTGGAATGAAATCGCCTTCTTTGCGCCAGAGTTTATACTTCCTGGAGGCAATTTTCCGGAAGCATAAGCTGCTCTACCCTCGTCCTCGATTTGAGTAGCCTTCTTTCCACCAATGTTGATACTTCCAGGGGGCAACTTGCCAGCGACAAATGCCGTTCGTGGTTCTTCTTGAAAAGTGGTCTTCCTACCTCCACCAACATTTATACTTCCAGATGGAAGTTTCCCGGAAGCATAAGCTGCtgtattttcatttcttccacCGTAAGAGTTATAATTATCATCGACTCGTTGTCGCTTTGGTGCTCTTGATGAAGCTTCTCGCCCGATATACTCTTCCGCGCTCGTGTCATGTTGTGGTTCAGAGAATATTTCCCTTGCCGATGGTTTATTCGTGCTTTTGGTGACTCGGTGCTGCGCAGTTTTCTTCGCAGCCAATCGATCCTTCCAACGTCCTCCTTTAAATGCTTGTTTCGCAACTATAGGTACATccccaatctcaaaattcatcAGCATTCCATCGTCGGCCATTGTTGCTATTTTGGTGAAAATTCAATCTGAAATGCTATAAATTTCCAGAAACAAAATGCGCAAATGCAGAAGTTTCATGCCAGAAAAAAAGTTGAGCTTAGACCACCATCCCTCCGTCCCACCAGTCGCGGGAGATCTAAACTATTTCTGAACAAGCGTCATTCGAGCTCcagcaaatatcaaaaattatcTCGGGCTTCATTCTACGCTGCACATAACAGAACAGGATGACTcaaatttgtatttcttaCCGATATGGACCCTAATTGGGTTGCAAATCTCAGTTCTgcatttgttttgatattgacaCTCAGTTTGGAGTACAACAGCACCCATTGTTCACGATGATGCCGTCCCCAATGCGCCAATCAATGTTGCCCCTCCTCAACTCCACCACCAAGGTGTACGGCGCACCACGAGCATTCTCGACAACTTCTGCCCTTCTCCGTCGAGTCGCGAATCCAACCATACCGGGCACCTCCATCAAGATCTTCCGAGATGTACCTGCGTTACGCCAGTGGCGCCGCAAACAATTAATTGATCATCGAATGGTTGGTCTCGTGCCAACCATGGGAGCTCTTCACGAGGGTCACCTATCACTTATTCGCCTTGCCGCTGCAGAAAACTCAAATGTCGTAGTGAGCGTCTATGTTAACCCGACCCAATTTGGCGTCCACGAAGATCTTGATAGCTATCCGAAGACATGGGAAAAGGACTGCAAGATGTTGAAGGAACTCGATATGGAACTAGCCGACAATGGGGATATGGGCAAGATCGCAGCTGTATTTGCGCCTACAACAGAAACAATGTACCCCAGTGGACCGCCGAGTCAAGAAGTTGCGGCTAAAGGAAGCTTCATCACCATTACACCAGTTGGAGAGCTACTAGAGGGAGCAAGCCGCCCAACATTCTTCAGAGGAGTGGCTACTGTCTGCATGAAGTTGTTCAATATTGTTATGCCAGATAGTGTTTATTTTGGACAGAAGGATGTACAACAGACTGTTGTTATAAAGAAGATGGTTAAGGATTTCTGCTTTGACACTAAAGTTATCATCGGAGAAACCCAAAGAGAGCATGATGGCCTTGCATTGAGTTCACGGAATGTTTATTTGGGAacgaggagaagaaatgtAGCTACGGCATTATCAAATATGCTCAAAGTTGCGGAGCAGGGATATAATCTTGGACGTCGTTCACGAGATGAGCTCCTAGGGCCTGCACTGGAACTATCAAAATTGTTATTGATGGAACAGCATCAATTGAAGCCCGAAGAACGAGTAAGATACAAGGTGGATTATATCTCTTTAGCTGATCCTGAGACGATGGAGGAAATCCAGGAGGTTGACGAAACAAAAGGGGCAATCTTGAGCGGTGCAATTAAGATGCTGCCAGTAGAAGCACCACAAGTTGGAGAGGATCTCGGTTTATCTGATGGACCCCCAGTCAGGCTGATAGATAACATCATACTGAAACCTGTCAAGGTCTAAGTTGCTAAGCTACATAGATAGAATTTACATATACTAGAGAACAAACGGCGATTTTTGCTCGCCAACTTCATCCCGAGTGTTCCGAACTATTGTACTGCAACAAGCGATTCCCATAAATCAAGCTCACCGAAAACAGAACCTGTGATGCAGATCCCACATGGTACAAACTAGAAACAACATCTGAAAAACTTCATGAAACATACCACCCCACCATTCTAAAAATATGTTTTCTCAGTAACATCCCGTCGAAGATCAACTGACGCATTAACTCCATGTAGCCTCGTCGTAGTTGCACTTCATCGTTGCCGTAGATCATTTTGGGTGGAGTTGGCGAGTTCAGAATGTTTTGTAACATGGAGATGTTGTTCGGAAAGTTATAGAATAGGAAAGTCTAGGCTTGAAgttctcttcttgtttttgtttttctttcaGTGGGTCCGGGATCTGCTGGAATCCTTTTAGTTGCATGTGCGAGGAGGCTCATAGATCTGCAGCTGAATGTGTCTACGGGAGTATCTACTTCATGCCAGCGAGTCTTGAGTTCCCTATCAGTGCTCCATGTCCTAAATTATCCTTCTCGAGCTTcctccattctcttcatcacaaGTGCTACAACTTCTTTTCCCAAGACAGTCATGCTCGAAAactcatcttcatattcttgaacaactccatatccatcctcaatttcctcttcatctctcctAAGTTCTAACGCCATACCATATAATCGCACCCATTGAATGAatccacccccccccccccccccaacaAAATCCGCATAACAATATAATAACCGAGCCCGAAATTTCCAACCTCCAATGCATCCAGGCAATCCAAGAACTTCAATCGAAACTTTATTAGTGATGACGGCTTTCAAGATCCAACCATCTCCTCAAAATCTCCGCCTTgaatctctcttcttttgaatACAGATAGATGTGGCATGCATCAACAACTCACCAATAGTCGACTCAGACAAGCCAAATTTTCCTCGGTGTCTCGAGCCGGGAATTAGTTTCGGTATTTGGATTCGAGTATGGAGAATATTTGAAGGGTACTTTATGATTGCTACCTGTTGTTACTTTAAGGGGGGTTGGGTTATATACACTACCTTAAATACCCTCTATTTTCACGCGATGGTTTCTTCTGCGAATACTCCCCCATTACATCACGTGGACGTCCAGTGTTAACTTCAAATCTACCATTATGATCGTCGtctctcacatctcacatctttCGCTCGTAAGCCCTTACCTTACTTGACTGCCCAGGAttcgattgaaaataatTGTTGAAGGGAGTATATATGAGGGGCCTCGAATGATATACAAATCGAAAATGGTGCGCAGTTGAGCTTTCAATCTAGGTACCCTCTACTAATAAGACTTACAGCCGTGAGCTATGTGTGGAGAGTAGCATTCAGCATGTGCACAGAAGGAAGGATTTAGCGAAACTAGTTTTGAATAATGTTATATTTCCTcagtgtatatatatgtacatcTCAGTTACAATCCTACAACAGAAATTCTGCTTCTCCATTGCTAGAAACGctttttccttcctttctcttctcaaaccCAAAACTCCTACACCCATGGTATCCCGCTTTCCGGCCCAGAAAACAAACGCTGCTACAGGAGGTATCTACacattgaagaaaagaagaggatatATATGCACACAAGAAACGAAACCGGGCACAAGAACAAGATAAATGCTTAAATTATCCTATAATAGCACTTCCCTATACTAACAAGAGAAGTGAATTAAACTTTAAACAATCCGATACCTGCTCGTTGGATAGAT
This genomic interval carries:
- the Bcdbp7 gene encoding Bcdbp7, whose protein sequence is MADDGMLMNFEIGDVPIVAKQAFKGGRWKDRLAAKKTAQHRVTKSTNKPSAREIFSEPQHDTSAEEYIGREASSRAPKRQRVDDNYNSYGGRNENTAAYASGKLPSGSINVGGGRKTTFQEEPRTAFVAGKLPPGSINIGGKKATQIEDEGRAAYASGKLPPGSINSGAKKAISFQDETRPAYVSGKLPHGSIDGMRNREMAAVHREIAEGGRKPGQVVSSLFTFNPTSKKTFDEPEEQAEPAKPSNAPLTEEMATFTNLGLSRRLAAHLSTKLDMKAPTAIQKASVQQLVSDDSDAFIQAETGSGKTLAYLLPIVERILALSENGVQIHRDSGLFAIILSPTRELCKQIAAVLEKVLRCAPWIVGTTVNGGESKQSEKARLRKGVNILVATPGRLADHLDNTEVLNVATVRWLVLDEGDRLMELGFEEEIKGIVEKIGRRSVAKANSDMGSLPKRRVTILCSATMKMNVQRLGEISLKDAVHIQADPSEQEKQDKENGVEAQDKAFSAPTQLKQSYAIVPAKLRLVTLTALLKRAFARKGSVMKAIVFISCADSVDFHFSLFSRTPEASAEVVDEEKVDLPALPKSELVKETIAHGTTISNNSNPVILHKLHGSLAQNIRTATLKAFSESADPCVMICTDVASRGLDLPNVDFVIEYDPPFSAEDHLHRVGRTARAGREGRALIFLMPGVEEEYVSILASGYREGKKALTRHTAEDLIQKGFGGIGREWEERATNFQLEVERWSLDSPKYLEMARRGYQSHIRAYATHVANERHIFNMQELHLGHLAKAFALRDKPGSIKVPGLRPAKMTKADRSVAARKAKRGEKAEDKAPEGERVRKQKKMELDLPTVDGNEAAARMKRKMKEHMAAASEFNIG
- the Bcpan6 gene encoding Bcpan6 encodes the protein MMPSPMRQSMLPLLNSTTKVYGAPRAFSTTSALLRRVANPTIPGTSIKIFRDVPALRQWRRKQLIDHRMVGLVPTMGALHEGHLSLIRLAAAENSNVVVSVYVNPTQFGVHEDLDSYPKTWEKDCKMLKELDMELADNGDMGKIAAVFAPTTETMYPSGPPSQEVAAKGSFITITPVGELLEGASRPTFFRGVATVCMKLFNIVMPDSVYFGQKDVQQTVVIKKMVKDFCFDTKVIIGETQREHDGLALSSRNVYLGTRRRNVATALSNMLKVAEQGYNLGRRSRDELLGPALELSKLLLMEQHQLKPEERVRYKVDYISLADPETMEEIQEVDETKGAILSGAIKMLPVEAPQVGEDLGLSDGPPVRLIDNIILKPVKV